CCTCGGCCAGATAGTGCGCCTTGGAGAGATTCTGAAGAGCGAGTTCGCGCAGACCCTGCTTGCCATACACGCTCATGAAGACGGTGGCCATGAGCGCGACCAGGGCCTGGTTCGTGCAGATGTTCGACGTGGCCTTTTCGCGGCGGATGTGCTGCTCGCGCGTCGAGAGCGTCAGGCAGAAGGCGCGGTTGCCGTCCTGGTCTTTCGTCTCGCCCGCAAGCCTGCCGGGAATCTGGCGGATGAATTTCTCCCGCGTGGCGATGACGCCCGCGAAGGGGCCGCCATAGCTGGGGCTGATGGCGAAGGACTGCAGTTCGCCGGCGGCAATGTCTGCCTCGCGGGGCGGCTCCAGAAGGCCCAGCGAGACGGCCTCCGTAAAAGCGACAACCAGCAGCGCGCCGCGCCTGTGCGCCAGTTCGGCAGCGGCTTTGACGTCTTCGATGATGCCGAAAAAGTTGGGCGACTGAAGGATGACGCAGGCCGTGTCATCGTCGAGCGCCTGCTCCAGAGCGGCCAGATCCGCCCGCCCGGTTTCCGGGTCGAAGGGGAACCCGGCCACATGCATGCGGGCGTTATGAGCGGCGGTATCGAGCACCTGGCGGTACTCGGGATGGAGATTGGCAGCCGCCAGGAACCGCGAGCGCCCGGTGATGCGGTAAGCCATCATCGCCGCTTCGGCGACGGCGGTCGAGCCGTCGTACATGGAGGCGTTGGCCACCTCCATGCCCGTGAGCTGGCAGATCATCGTCTGGAACTCGAAGATCGATTGCAGCGTGCCTTGCGCGTATTCGGCCTGATAGGGCGTGTACGACGTGAGGAATTCGCCGCGCTGCACGATGACGTCGCAGAGCACGGGACGGTAGTGCGCGTACACGCCGGCGCCGAGAAAAGAAGCGTAGCCGTGAGCCATTTTCGCGGCCTTTTCACGGAAATACGCCGTAATCTCGTATTCCGACATGCCGGGCGGAATGCGGAGCGGCTCGCGGATGAGGGCGTTGGCGGGAACGTGCTTGTAAAGATCTTCCAGCGAGGAAAGGCCGCAGGCGGCGAGCATGGCCTGCCTGTCGGCATCGGAGTTCGGAAAGTATCTCAAGGATCAGGCCCCCGGAAAAGACCATTCTAGCGGAGCGGCGGGCGGTGCACACCACTCTGTAGAGGGTGATGCCGGGCAGGAAGGACCGGGTGGGAAACTTGGAAAAGAACACACCGGCGGCGGCCGCCTCGGGCAGCGGGTCTATGCCGCTGACGGCACGGAGAGACGCATCCGCAGCGGCGCAGCTGCTACGATTGCGGTCAGTGAGGTTCTGGATTCCAGGGTTGCGCAGGCGCCGCGCGCCCAGCGTTGATGCGGGCAAACCGGTTTCGCAACCTGACGCAGTACAGGCGATCCCGGCTGCCTCTCTGCCAGAAGAAGAGCGCCAGGCGCAAGCCGCGTTCCGCAGCGCCGCGGAGACCGTCGCGCCGCAGTGGAAGGACTGGACCGCCTGGGTGCTGGAGCGTTGCAGGGAGCATGCGCCGGACGCCCGCAGGGTTCTCGAGGTGGGCGGCTGCGGGGCGGAGCTGCGCGAGTTTCTGGAAGGCCGCGAGTTCCACGCGCTCAATTTCCCGTCCGCCGACATCTGCCGCCGCACGCAATTCCCCGCCGGGCACTTCGACGTCGTCTTCAGCAAAATGACGTTGGAACACGTCTACGACCCCTATGGCGCCGCGCAGGAGATGACCCGGCTGCTGGCGCCTGGAGGCCTGCTGATTCTTCTCACGGTGTGGTCGTGGCGCTATCACTCGGCGGCGGGCGTCGAGGATTATTTCCGTTTTTCCACGGCCGGACTGAAGCAGCTCTTCCCCCGCCTGGAGGTGATCGAATCAGGCTACGACCTCTCGGATCGCCGGGTCGACTGCCGGATGGACCAGGTCCCCGTGGACGATCTTGGCGGCTGGCGCGAACACTGGGCCGTCTATCTGGTCGCCAGAAAGCCCCCGCGGCCTGATCCTGATGCGCCGCCTGCCGGCAGGCCCTTCAACCTCTCCGTCTTCAACTATTCGCTTGAGCAAATCCTCGATGACAGCGGCCGGATCCTGGAAACGGAGCCATACGCCAGCGCTGTGGACAGAGTGATGAGGCTCGAGCCGTCCATGCTGGATGCGGCGCTGCTCGGCGAGGGGGAGCGCGGTCTG
This DNA window, taken from Bryobacteraceae bacterium, encodes the following:
- a CDS encoding glycine dehydrogenase, with amino-acid sequence MLAACGLSSLEDLYKHVPANALIREPLRIPPGMSEYEITAYFREKAAKMAHGYASFLGAGVYAHYRPVLCDVIVQRGEFLTSYTPYQAEYAQGTLQSIFEFQTMICQLTGMEVANASMYDGSTAVAEAAMMAYRITGRSRFLAAANLHPEYRQVLDTAAHNARMHVAGFPFDPETGRADLAALEQALDDDTACVILQSPNFFGIIEDVKAAAELAHRRGALLVVAFTEAVSLGLLEPPREADIAAGELQSFAISPSYGGPFAGVIATREKFIRQIPGRLAGETKDQDGNRAFCLTLSTREQHIRREKATSNICTNQALVALMATVFMSVYGKQGLRELALQNLSKAHYLAEGLDLRFSGRFFNECVVRPRRRSVEDALQVLLEKKILGGVALKRFYPELGDCLLVCATEMNRRADIDTLKEVLA